In one Pseudomonas fitomaticsae genomic region, the following are encoded:
- a CDS encoding RHS repeat protein gives MDAVTRIEQELDSFPRTLDLYREQLKHWLSRSADGVSHAADLPSLMGMERIIRFGEHSTAVAIDDGRFSSAVVQCPETGPMEIESKFESAYDIPLGDIVVDVVAVEGGAVKSVTLDAQGKGVFTGEAGKFYRVVVNNEASEQQVDALFESYDGLTRQLDGWLRSEWQGFKPQWSQSVATAAGNGMLAGSWAAIEGVWDSIGLLSEILKNPLEFGGRLGDSATALAEFAVSMPEKMEQLQLLVSDEAALCLLLRTASLWLEMLPPNEIAGKTAEAVSMMVVQLLIDVLIGVVLTFVGAGAGIAYLTLRLADRGAQLLSAVMRLVKAMFGVVSTFIGYVNQYKSVAARGIAAGLKKGRMQLRWDARRNASLKKDEHHDDTPDQAKNPNGDSADCVPRTCTNGCPVSMVTGEELLTLTDGVLDGLLPFEFSRLYRTSAAEIDVGLGFGWSHSLAHRLEVEDDGVVWIDHENRRTRFPLPSVERPEIHNSLSRAAIFLGDEPEELIVALAGEAARFYHFRAGRLTAVSDAYANRLTVHRDLSDRVQRLDNGAGRSLLLRYERAHLVAVDYQVFRESAWRTEQTLASYRFDARHRLIEASNAVGETERYDYDDRHVILQRQLAGGASFFWEWERAGKAARCVRHWASFSQMDTRYVWDDAGRVTVHYVDGTEETYVHDDTARLVRQVSADGGEQLKAYDTQGRLVAEQDALGAVTEYRYDDAGRLVALIPPDDAPTSYEYRNGFLHSRSRGDAVWTYRRNAQGDITEAVDPDGHVTHYHFDAQGRLRSIRYPDSGRHVFVWNDLGQLVEESLPDGGVRKFSYDVLGRRTTVQDEHGAVTHHAWDAVGRLIQTTSPNGATRAFSYSAYGQITAERDELGRITRYEYDDDLHLVSRRINPDGTRLQYRYDHAQLLLTEIENESGEKYRLDYTPTGLIRQETGFDGRRTGYAYDRNGHLLEKTEFGDDDSTLVTGYQRDAAGRLLLKTLPDGVEVSYRYDRLGRLVGVDDGQDHPLAFEYDLQDRLVREHQGWGTLRYTYDACGQLTRLRLPDNSKLDYHYAKGGALTAIDLNGALLTRHVYHNGREQQRQQGLLLSEYAYDEQGRLSAHAVGHQRNSLYRRDFAYSANGNLEHIADTRHGQRSYQYDALDRLIRVRHTRDDVPETFAHDPAGNLLMQDRPGPTQINGNRLQMQGDRHYDYDAFGNLIRERRGRAQTLVTEYRYDSQHRLIGLTRPDGTSATYQYDAFGRRIRKTIDGQSTEFFWQGDHLIAENSPTQHRSFIYEPGTFRPLAMLDGQGPKRACPFYYQLDHLGTPQELTDYSGDIVWSAKYSAYGKVTSLELATEDYLNQPLRFQGQYFDDESGLHYNRHRYYDPDVGRYLTPDPVKLAGGLNQYRYVPNPTGWVDPLGLSCNCPGGISADGPYSEIVPGGGLEAHESRGGHAIARHVDRSEAQLRARLAAEPNIPIASTFLNRSEAEAALSNVIRNNKVTIDNFVQGNASKLVINEQVSAPAGVGVVRQSGRLEPLSSIRLVLRRDATSPLGYFILTGFVNEN, from the coding sequence TCGGCAGATGGCGTCAGTCATGCGGCCGATCTGCCGTCACTGATGGGGATGGAGCGGATCATCCGTTTCGGCGAGCACAGTACGGCGGTCGCGATTGACGACGGCCGTTTCTCTTCTGCGGTCGTGCAATGCCCGGAAACCGGGCCGATGGAGATTGAGAGCAAGTTCGAGTCGGCGTACGACATTCCGTTGGGCGACATCGTTGTTGATGTGGTGGCGGTGGAGGGCGGTGCAGTCAAGTCGGTCACCCTCGATGCTCAGGGCAAAGGGGTTTTCACCGGTGAGGCGGGCAAGTTCTATCGGGTGGTGGTGAACAACGAGGCCAGCGAGCAGCAGGTTGATGCGCTGTTCGAATCCTACGATGGCCTGACTCGGCAGCTGGATGGCTGGCTGCGCAGCGAATGGCAGGGATTCAAGCCGCAATGGTCGCAGTCGGTGGCCACAGCAGCCGGGAACGGCATGCTGGCCGGGAGCTGGGCGGCGATTGAGGGAGTGTGGGACAGCATCGGGTTGCTGTCGGAGATTCTCAAGAATCCGCTCGAGTTTGGTGGTCGTCTGGGAGACAGCGCTACAGCGTTGGCCGAGTTCGCGGTGTCGATGCCCGAAAAGATGGAGCAGCTCCAACTGCTCGTCAGTGACGAAGCGGCGCTGTGTTTGTTGCTGCGTACTGCCAGCCTCTGGCTGGAAATGCTGCCTCCCAATGAGATTGCCGGGAAAACCGCCGAAGCGGTATCGATGATGGTGGTGCAACTGCTGATCGATGTGTTGATCGGCGTTGTACTGACCTTTGTTGGCGCCGGTGCAGGGATTGCGTATCTGACCTTGCGTCTGGCGGATCGTGGCGCTCAGTTGTTGTCGGCGGTGATGCGTCTGGTGAAGGCGATGTTCGGCGTCGTCAGCACCTTCATCGGCTATGTGAACCAGTACAAATCCGTCGCCGCACGGGGCATTGCTGCCGGGCTGAAAAAAGGTCGCATGCAATTGCGTTGGGATGCCCGGCGTAATGCTTCTTTGAAAAAGGATGAGCACCACGACGACACGCCGGATCAGGCGAAAAATCCCAACGGTGACAGTGCCGATTGCGTCCCTCGGACCTGCACCAACGGGTGTCCGGTGTCGATGGTCACCGGTGAGGAACTGCTGACCCTGACTGACGGCGTGCTCGACGGGCTGTTGCCGTTCGAGTTCAGCCGCTTGTATCGCACCAGCGCGGCCGAGATTGATGTCGGGCTGGGGTTTGGCTGGAGTCACTCGCTGGCGCATCGGCTGGAGGTTGAGGACGATGGCGTGGTCTGGATTGACCACGAGAACCGGCGCACGCGGTTTCCGTTGCCGAGTGTCGAGCGGCCGGAAATCCACAACAGCCTGTCGCGGGCGGCGATCTTTCTGGGGGATGAGCCGGAGGAGTTGATTGTTGCGCTGGCGGGGGAAGCGGCGCGGTTTTATCACTTTCGGGCTGGGCGTCTGACGGCGGTCAGCGATGCCTATGCGAATCGTCTGACGGTGCATCGGGATCTTTCCGATCGGGTTCAGCGGCTGGATAACGGGGCCGGACGTTCGCTGCTGTTGCGTTACGAGCGGGCGCATCTGGTGGCGGTCGATTATCAGGTTTTTCGGGAGTCTGCCTGGCGTACCGAGCAGACGCTGGCCAGTTACCGCTTTGATGCTCGCCATCGATTGATCGAGGCGTCCAACGCCGTCGGCGAGACCGAGCGTTACGACTACGACGACCGGCACGTCATCCTGCAACGGCAACTGGCCGGCGGCGCGAGCTTCTTCTGGGAATGGGAGCGTGCCGGCAAGGCGGCGCGTTGCGTGCGGCACTGGGCGTCGTTTTCGCAGATGGACACGCGTTACGTCTGGGATGACGCCGGCCGTGTCACCGTGCATTACGTCGATGGGACTGAGGAAACTTACGTCCACGACGACACCGCGCGACTGGTGCGTCAGGTGTCGGCGGACGGTGGCGAGCAGCTCAAGGCCTACGACACGCAGGGTCGGCTGGTCGCCGAGCAGGATGCGCTGGGCGCGGTCACCGAATACCGCTATGACGATGCCGGACGGTTAGTTGCGCTGATTCCACCGGACGATGCGCCGACGTCCTACGAGTATCGCAACGGTTTCCTGCACAGCCGTTCGCGTGGCGATGCGGTGTGGACGTACCGGCGCAATGCCCAGGGTGACATCACCGAGGCGGTCGATCCGGACGGCCACGTCACCCATTACCACTTTGATGCGCAGGGGCGGTTGCGGTCGATCCGTTATCCGGATTCGGGTCGGCATGTGTTCGTGTGGAACGACCTCGGCCAGTTGGTTGAGGAAAGCCTGCCGGACGGTGGGGTTCGCAAGTTTTCCTACGACGTTTTGGGGCGGCGGACGACGGTTCAGGACGAGCACGGTGCGGTCACCCATCACGCCTGGGACGCCGTTGGCCGGCTGATTCAGACCACCTCGCCAAATGGCGCCACTCGAGCCTTCAGTTATAGCGCTTACGGCCAGATCACTGCCGAGCGCGATGAACTGGGGCGCATCACCCGCTACGAATATGACGACGATCTGCACCTGGTCAGCCGCCGGATCAATCCGGACGGTACCCGGCTGCAATACCGCTACGACCATGCGCAGCTGTTGCTGACGGAAATCGAGAACGAGTCCGGCGAAAAGTACCGGCTGGACTACACGCCCACCGGACTGATCCGACAGGAAACCGGCTTCGATGGCCGGCGCACCGGCTACGCCTACGACCGCAATGGCCACCTGCTGGAAAAGACCGAGTTCGGCGACGACGATTCGACGCTGGTCACCGGCTATCAACGAGATGCTGCTGGGCGCTTGCTGCTCAAGACCCTGCCGGACGGGGTCGAGGTCAGCTACCGCTATGACCGTTTAGGCCGTTTGGTCGGCGTGGATGACGGCCAGGATCACCCGCTGGCCTTCGAATACGACCTGCAGGATCGGCTGGTGCGCGAGCATCAGGGCTGGGGCACCCTGCGTTACACCTACGACGCCTGCGGTCAGCTCACTCGCCTGCGCCTGCCGGACAACAGCAAGCTCGACTACCACTACGCCAAGGGCGGCGCACTGACCGCGATCGACCTCAACGGCGCCTTGCTCACTCGCCACGTCTACCACAACGGCCGCGAACAGCAGCGCCAGCAAGGCCTGCTGCTCAGCGAATACGCCTACGACGAACAGGGTCGGTTAAGCGCCCACGCCGTAGGCCATCAGCGCAACTCGCTGTACCGCCGCGACTTTGCCTACAGCGCCAACGGCAACCTCGAACACATCGCCGACACCCGCCACGGCCAGCGCAGCTACCAGTACGACGCGCTCGACCGGCTGATCCGCGTACGCCACACCCGTGACGATGTGCCGGAAACCTTCGCCCACGACCCGGCCGGCAACCTGCTGATGCAGGATCGCCCCGGCCCGACACAGATCAACGGCAATCGCCTGCAGATGCAGGGCGACCGCCACTACGACTACGACGCCTTCGGCAACCTGATCCGCGAACGCCGCGGCCGCGCGCAAACCCTCGTCACCGAATACCGCTACGACAGCCAGCACCGCCTGATCGGCCTCACCCGCCCCGACGGCACCAGCGCCACCTACCAATACGACGCCTTCGGCCGGCGCATCCGCAAAACCATCGACGGCCAGAGCACCGAATTCTTCTGGCAAGGCGACCACCTGATCGCCGAAAACAGCCCGACCCAGCACCGCAGCTTCATCTACGAACCCGGCACCTTCCGCCCCCTGGCGATGCTCGACGGCCAAGGCCCGAAACGCGCCTGCCCGTTCTACTACCAACTCGACCACCTCGGCACCCCGCAGGAGTTGACCGATTACAGCGGCGACATCGTCTGGTCAGCCAAATACAGCGCCTACGGCAAAGTCACCTCGCTGGAACTGGCGACCGAGGACTACCTGAACCAGCCGCTACGGTTTCAGGGGCAGTACTTCGATGACGAAAGCGGCCTGCATTACAACCGGCACCGGTATTACGACCCGGACGTGGGCCGGTACCTGACGCCGGATCCGGTGAAGCTGGCGGGTGGGCTGAACCAGTACCGGTACGTGCCGAATCCGACGGGGTGGGTGGATCCGTTGGGGTTGAGTTGTAACTGCCCGGGAGGCATTTCTGCTGATGGACCTTATAGCGAAATTGTTCCAGGTGGAGGCTTAGAAGCCCATGAGTCTCGCGGTGGACATGCTATTGCGAGACATGTAGATAGATCCGAGGCTCAACTCAGGGCTAGGCTAGCGGCCGAGCCGAACATACCTATTGCGTCAACATTTCTAAATAGGTCAGAAGCTGAAGCTGCACTCTCGAATGTTATTAGAAACAACAAGGTGACAATTGATAATTTTGTGCAGGGTAATGCTAGCAAACTTGTAATTAATGAACAGGTGTCTGCTCCTGCTGGGGTGGGTGTAGTGAGGCAGAGCGGAAGGTTGGAGCCTTTATCCAGCATTAGATTGGTGTTGCGGCGAGATGCAACTTCACCGCTTGGATACTTTATTTTGACGGGGTTTGTAAATGAAAATTGA
- a CDS encoding contact-dependent growth inhibition system immunity protein, producing the protein MKIEDFPSLFQFLGAYFHEDWMCEFDSADDVVKSFIADSESCVLEKVVKEIDSLLAMKITENETRDFLLKKNGCCYCYWNEWQDGNSWLKHVSVLFSEASHNDV; encoded by the coding sequence ATGAAAATTGAAGATTTTCCTAGCCTGTTTCAGTTTCTCGGGGCCTATTTTCATGAGGACTGGATGTGTGAGTTTGACTCAGCAGATGATGTTGTTAAATCTTTCATAGCGGACTCGGAATCTTGCGTGCTCGAGAAGGTGGTAAAGGAAATCGACTCTCTTTTGGCGATGAAAATTACAGAAAATGAAACTCGAGATTTTTTGCTGAAAAAAAATGGTTGTTGCTATTGCTATTGGAATGAGTGGCAAGACGGAAATTCGTGGTTGAAGCACGTTTCTGTACTTTTTAGTGAGGCTTCGCATAATGATGTTTAA
- a CDS encoding bifunctional diguanylate cyclase/phosphodiesterase yields the protein MTTTEQLSALSSILTQSGLHSLFQPIICLSERRILGYEALTRGPSNSPLHSPIALFAVARQAGRLSELEIACRQSACRRFNEQQLPGKLFLNVSPESLLEAAHQPGRTLQLLQDFGIPPSQVVIELTEQTPIDDFQLLQTALHHYRAMGFSIALDDLGAGYSSLRLWSELRPDYVKIDRHFIDGIHQDALKREFVGSILQIAKASRAQVIAEGIELPEELAVLTEMGVDLVQGYLLGRPQEHPPRDARALMPKHDSSAVALNDEGSDLSALLNDQPAVNRDTPTATVLEAFRRQANLNSLAVLDEQGQPCGIVHRHSLSDALLKPFATDLFARKPISRLMNDDFLAVEMSQSLQQVSRLITSRARQRIEEDFIITLNGSYLGLGRVIDVLKLITELKIQQARYANPLTLLPGNVPIQQCLTRLLQQGRESVICYVDIDSFKPFNDIYGYGRGDEVLLCLAQCLNERVDPSRDFVGHIGGDDFLLVLGPEDWRKRLNQLLDDFQSQCRRFYRPEHLEAGCFVAPNRQGIRQEFPLLSLSIGVVHLHPEACAQLDASQLAEMASQAKHHAKNVPGYSVHLIDSLFAQPPAEALTLGHR from the coding sequence ATGACCACGACCGAACAGCTGAGTGCCTTGAGCTCGATCCTGACTCAAAGCGGTTTACACAGCCTGTTCCAGCCGATCATTTGCCTCTCCGAACGGCGCATTCTCGGCTACGAAGCCCTGACCCGCGGCCCGTCCAACAGCCCGCTGCACTCCCCCATCGCCTTGTTCGCCGTGGCCCGCCAGGCCGGACGCCTGAGCGAACTGGAAATCGCCTGCCGGCAAAGTGCCTGTCGTCGTTTCAACGAACAGCAATTGCCGGGCAAGCTGTTTCTCAACGTCTCTCCGGAATCCCTGCTCGAAGCGGCGCATCAGCCGGGGCGTACTCTGCAGTTGCTGCAGGATTTTGGAATTCCACCGAGCCAGGTGGTCATCGAACTCACCGAACAGACGCCGATCGATGATTTCCAGTTGCTGCAAACTGCGCTGCATCACTATCGAGCCATGGGGTTTTCGATTGCCCTCGATGATCTTGGGGCTGGTTATTCGAGCCTACGCCTGTGGTCGGAGCTGCGGCCGGATTACGTGAAGATCGACCGACACTTCATCGACGGCATTCATCAGGACGCGTTGAAGCGTGAGTTCGTCGGATCGATCCTGCAAATCGCCAAGGCCTCGCGGGCACAGGTAATCGCCGAAGGCATCGAGTTGCCGGAAGAACTGGCAGTGCTGACCGAGATGGGTGTCGATCTGGTGCAGGGTTACCTGCTCGGCCGCCCTCAGGAACACCCGCCGCGCGATGCCCGCGCCTTGATGCCCAAACACGACAGCAGCGCCGTTGCACTGAACGATGAAGGCAGCGACCTCAGCGCCCTGCTCAACGATCAACCCGCCGTGAATCGCGACACGCCGACCGCCACCGTACTGGAAGCCTTCCGCCGCCAGGCCAACCTGAACTCGCTCGCGGTGCTCGACGAACAGGGTCAGCCGTGCGGGATCGTTCATCGTCACTCGTTATCCGATGCGCTGCTCAAACCGTTCGCCACCGACCTGTTCGCCCGCAAACCGATCAGCCGCCTGATGAACGACGACTTCCTCGCCGTCGAAATGAGCCAGTCCCTGCAACAGGTCAGCCGCCTGATCACCAGCCGCGCCCGGCAACGCATCGAAGAAGATTTCATCATCACCCTCAACGGCAGCTACCTGGGCCTGGGTCGGGTGATTGACGTGCTCAAACTGATTACCGAACTGAAAATCCAACAGGCCCGCTATGCCAATCCGCTGACCTTGCTGCCGGGGAATGTGCCGATTCAGCAATGCCTCACCCGCCTTTTGCAACAGGGGCGCGAGTCGGTCATTTGTTATGTCGACATCGACAGCTTCAAACCCTTCAACGATATCTATGGGTATGGGCGTGGGGATGAGGTGCTGCTGTGTCTGGCGCAATGCCTCAACGAACGCGTCGACCCGTCCCGCGATTTCGTCGGGCATATTGGTGGGGATGATTTTCTGCTGGTGCTCGGCCCGGAGGATTGGCGCAAACGGCTGAATCAGTTGCTTGATGATTTCCAGAGCCAATGTCGGCGCTTCTACCGTCCAGAACACCTGGAAGCTGGGTGTTTTGTTGCGCCGAATCGTCAGGGTATTCGCCAGGAGTTTCCGTTGCTGTCATTGTCCATTGGCGTGGTGCATTTGCATCCTGAAGCGTGTGCGCAACTGGATGCGAGTCAATTGGCGGAAATGGCTTCGCAGGCGAAGCATCATGCGAAGAATGTTCCGGGGTATAGTGTGCATTTGATTGATAGTCTGTTCGCGCAGCCACCTGCAGAAGCACTTACACTCGGACATCGGTGA
- a CDS encoding carboxy terminal-processing peptidase: MKHLLPSTALALFIGIGLLPVSGTTFAANSWDKLQPDRDEVIASLNVVELLKRHHYSKPPLDDARSVIIYDSYIKLLDPSRSYFMASDIAEFDKWKTQFDDFLKSGDLNAGFTIYKRYLDRVKARLDFALAELNKGVDKMDFTTRETLLIDRKDAPWLKSTAELDDLWRKRVKDEVLRQKIAGKEPKQIQETLTKRYKNQLARLDQTRAEDIFQAYINTFAMSYDPHTNYLSPDNAENFDINMSLSLEGIGAVLQSDNDQVKVVRLVPAGPADKTKQVAPADKIIGVAQGNKEMVDVVGWRLDEVVKLIRGPKGTVVRLEVIPASNAPNDQTSKIVPITREAVKLEDQAVKKSVLNLKQDGRDYKLGVIEIPAFYLDFKAFRAGDPDYKSTTRDVKKLLTELQKEKVDGVVIDLRNNGGGSLQEATELTSLFIDKGPTVLVRNADGRVDVLEDENPGAFYKGPMALLVNRLSASASEIFAGAMQDYHRALIIGGQTFGKGTVQTIQPLNHGELKLTLAKFYRVSGQSTQHQGVLPDIDYPSIIDTKEIGESALPEAMPWDTIRAAIKPASDPFKPYLAQLKSEHDSRSAKDAEFVFIRDKLALAQKLLEEKTVSLNEAERRAQHADIDAKQLAMENIRRKAKGEEPLKELKKEDDDALAAAEPDKVKPEDDAYLSETGRVLLDYLKLSNQVAKK, translated from the coding sequence ATGAAGCATCTGCTCCCCAGCACCGCCCTCGCTCTTTTCATCGGTATCGGTCTGTTGCCGGTGTCGGGCACCACATTCGCAGCCAACAGCTGGGACAAGTTGCAGCCTGATCGCGACGAAGTGATCGCCAGTCTGAACGTCGTCGAGTTGCTCAAGCGTCACCACTACAGCAAGCCGCCGCTCGACGATGCGCGCTCGGTGATCATCTACGACAGCTACATCAAGCTGCTCGACCCGTCGCGCAGCTACTTCATGGCCAGCGACATCGCCGAATTCGACAAGTGGAAGACCCAGTTCGACGACTTCCTCAAGAGCGGCGACCTCAACGCCGGGTTCACCATCTACAAGCGCTACCTGGACCGCGTGAAGGCGCGTCTGGACTTCGCCCTTGCCGAGCTGAACAAAGGCGTCGACAAGATGGACTTCACCACTCGGGAAACCTTGCTGATCGATCGCAAGGACGCTCCGTGGCTCAAGTCCACCGCCGAACTCGATGACCTGTGGCGCAAACGCGTCAAGGACGAAGTGCTGCGGCAGAAGATCGCCGGCAAAGAGCCGAAGCAGATCCAGGAAACCCTGACCAAGCGCTACAAGAATCAACTGGCGCGTCTGGACCAGACCCGCGCCGAAGACATCTTCCAGGCGTACATCAACACCTTCGCCATGTCTTACGATCCGCACACCAACTATCTGTCGCCGGATAACGCGGAGAACTTCGACATCAACATGAGCCTGTCCCTCGAAGGCATCGGCGCCGTGTTGCAGAGCGACAACGACCAGGTGAAAGTCGTGCGTCTGGTGCCGGCAGGCCCGGCCGACAAGACCAAACAGGTTGCTCCGGCCGACAAGATCATCGGCGTTGCCCAGGGCAACAAAGAGATGGTCGACGTGGTCGGCTGGCGTCTGGACGAAGTGGTCAAGCTGATCCGTGGTCCGAAAGGCACCGTGGTGCGCCTGGAAGTCATCCCGGCCAGCAATGCGCCGAACGACCAGACCAGCAAGATCGTGCCGATTACCCGCGAAGCGGTGAAGCTCGAAGACCAGGCCGTGAAGAAGTCCGTGCTGAACCTGAAACAGGACGGCCGCGACTACAAGCTCGGCGTGATCGAGATTCCGGCGTTCTACCTCGACTTCAAGGCCTTCCGTGCCGGCGATCCTGACTACAAGAGCACCACTCGCGACGTCAAGAAGCTGCTGACCGAGCTGCAGAAAGAGAAAGTCGACGGCGTGGTCATCGACCTGCGCAACAACGGCGGCGGTTCCCTGCAGGAAGCCACCGAGCTGACCAGCCTGTTCATCGACAAGGGCCCTACCGTGCTCGTGCGTAACGCCGATGGCCGGGTCGATGTACTTGAGGATGAAAACCCGGGCGCGTTCTACAAAGGCCCGATGGCGCTGCTGGTCAACCGTCTGTCCGCCTCGGCTTCGGAAATCTTCGCCGGCGCCATGCAGGACTATCACCGTGCGCTGATCATCGGTGGCCAGACCTTCGGCAAAGGAACCGTGCAGACCATTCAGCCGCTGAACCATGGCGAACTGAAACTGACCCTGGCCAAGTTCTACCGGGTTTCCGGTCAGAGCACCCAACATCAGGGCGTACTGCCGGACATCGATTACCCGTCGATCATCGACACCAAGGAAATCGGCGAAAGCGCCCTGCCGGAAGCCATGCCGTGGGACACCATCCGCGCGGCGATCAAACCGGCGAGCGACCCGTTCAAGCCGTACCTGGCCCAGCTGAAATCCGAGCATGACAGCCGTTCCGCGAAGGACGCGGAGTTCGTGTTCATCCGCGACAAGCTGGCCCTGGCGCAGAAGCTGCTGGAAGAAAAAACCGTCAGCCTCAATGAAGCCGAACGCCGTGCCCAGCACGCCGACATCGACGCCAAGCAACTGGCGATGGAGAACATCCGTCGCAAGGCCAAAGGCGAAGAACCGCTCAAAGAGCTGAAGAAAGAAGACGACGACGCCCTGGCAGCCGCCGAGCCGGACAAGGTCAAACCGGAAGACGACGCCTACCTGAGCGAGACCGGGCGCGTACTGCTGGATTACCTGAAGCTGAGCAACCAGGTCGCAAAGAAGTAA
- a CDS encoding zinc-binding dehydrogenase, with amino-acid sequence MKALQGVEGQVAWVDEPSPTCDVGQVRIRVAAAGLNRADLLQKAGLYPPPPGASQVLGLECSGVICEVGAGSSWQVGDRVCALLAGGGMAQEVVVDGRHVLPVPEGVSLIEAAALPEVYATVWLNVFQLAALKPGEKVLLHAGASGIGSAAIQLCKAFGNPCWVSVGSAERLAYCESLGAQGGVVRTDDLESLRDFGPFDVILDPVGGNYSALNLKLMAQDGRWVLIGLMGGREAKLDLAQVLAKRVQLLGSTLRSRDDQFKADLFSDLSQHVWPLFSEGRLKPQLAKAFPVKDAEAAFAELASNTVAGKLVLVIDESLS; translated from the coding sequence GTGAAGGCATTGCAAGGCGTTGAAGGTCAAGTGGCATGGGTTGATGAACCAAGTCCTACATGTGATGTAGGACAAGTTCGCATCCGAGTGGCGGCAGCGGGCCTCAATCGCGCGGATTTATTACAGAAAGCCGGACTTTATCCACCCCCTCCGGGTGCCAGCCAGGTGCTGGGTCTTGAGTGTTCCGGGGTGATCTGCGAGGTCGGCGCAGGCTCGTCCTGGCAGGTTGGTGACCGGGTCTGCGCCTTGCTGGCCGGGGGCGGGATGGCGCAAGAGGTGGTCGTCGACGGACGGCATGTGCTGCCGGTTCCGGAAGGTGTATCGCTGATTGAGGCCGCTGCCTTGCCCGAGGTGTACGCGACCGTCTGGCTGAATGTGTTTCAACTTGCGGCGCTCAAACCGGGTGAGAAAGTTCTTCTGCATGCCGGGGCCAGTGGCATCGGCTCAGCCGCCATTCAACTGTGCAAGGCTTTCGGCAATCCATGCTGGGTCAGCGTCGGCTCGGCTGAGCGACTGGCCTACTGCGAATCGCTGGGTGCACAGGGCGGGGTGGTTCGCACCGACGATCTGGAAAGCCTGCGGGATTTCGGGCCGTTCGATGTGATTCTGGATCCGGTGGGCGGCAACTATTCGGCGTTGAACCTCAAGTTGATGGCTCAGGACGGCCGCTGGGTGCTGATCGGCCTGATGGGCGGCCGCGAGGCAAAACTGGATCTGGCCCAGGTATTGGCCAAGCGCGTGCAACTGCTGGGTTCGACCCTGCGCAGCCGTGACGATCAGTTCAAGGCTGACCTGTTCAGCGATCTGAGCCAGCACGTGTGGCCACTGTTTTCCGAAGGGCGCTTGAAGCCGCAACTGGCCAAGGCGTTCCCGGTCAAGGATGCCGAGGCAGCGTTCGCCGAGCTGGCGAGCAACACCGTGGCAGGGAAGCTGGTACTGGTGATCGACGAAAGCCTGAGCTGA
- a CDS encoding HAD family hydrolase, translating to MALAIFDLDETLIHGDCATLWSEQMGRLGWVDPESFMRRNNELMDAYSHGKLRMEDYMDFSLEPLIGRTPEEVEHLVGPWVEDFIEPIIFSDATKTIAAHRKAGDRILVISASGTHLVKPIAERLGIDEVLGIELEVAHGVYSGHTVGTLTYREGKITRLLEWLDAEEENLEGASFYSDSRNDLPLLLKVDYPHVVNPDPVLREQAEKSGWPIHLWK from the coding sequence ATGGCCCTGGCAATTTTTGATCTGGACGAAACCCTGATCCACGGCGACTGCGCCACCCTCTGGAGCGAGCAGATGGGGCGCCTGGGCTGGGTCGATCCCGAGTCGTTCATGCGCAGGAACAACGAGCTGATGGACGCCTACAGCCATGGCAAGTTGCGCATGGAAGACTACATGGACTTCAGCCTCGAACCGCTGATCGGCCGCACCCCGGAAGAAGTCGAGCATCTGGTCGGGCCGTGGGTGGAAGACTTCATCGAACCGATCATCTTCAGCGATGCCACCAAAACCATCGCCGCCCACCGCAAGGCCGGTGACCGGATTCTGGTGATCTCGGCCTCGGGCACGCACCTGGTCAAACCTATTGCCGAACGGCTGGGCATCGATGAGGTGCTGGGGATCGAACTGGAAGTGGCGCATGGCGTGTACAGCGGCCACACCGTGGGCACCCTGACCTACCGCGAAGGCAAGATCACCCGCTTGCTGGAATGGCTGGACGCCGAAGAGGAAAACCTTGAGGGCGCGAGTTTCTACTCCGACTCACGCAATGATCTGCCGCTGCTGCTGAAGGTGGATTACCCGCATGTGGTCAATCCGGATCCGGTGTTACGCGAGCAGGCCGAAAAATCCGGCTGGCCGATTCACCTCTGGAAGTAA